A genomic region of Rhipicephalus sanguineus isolate Rsan-2018 chromosome 3, BIME_Rsan_1.4, whole genome shotgun sequence contains the following coding sequences:
- the LOC119387363 gene encoding eukaryotic translation initiation factor 3 subunit F, with amino-acid sequence MAPNITVKVHPVVLFSIVDSYERRNDGAERVIGTLLGSYEKGGVEVTNCFCVPHNESQDEVAVDLEFAKNMFELHKKVNSAEVIVGWYATGPDVTSHSVLIHDYYSREATNPVHLTLDTLMADNKINIKAYTSTPFGVPGKNVGTMFTPCKVEVIGYEAEMVGLKLTQRTKHSKQRSVECVPDFDAVGQSCREMREMLEVVISYVDDVLTGKTPPDNHVGRMLLDIIQSVPQMENDKFQDMLNSNMKDLLMVVYLSQLTKTQLALNEKLSLL; translated from the exons ATGGCTCCGAATATAACGGTGAAAGTGCACCCCGTAGTACTGTTCTCCATCGTTGACTCCTACGAGAGGAGAAACGACGGCGCTGAGCGCGTCATTGGCACCTTGTTGGGCTCCTACGAGAAGGGAGGTGTGGAAGTGACAAACTGCTTCTGCGTGCCCCACAACGAGTCGCAGGATGAAGTCGCGGTTGACCTGGAGTTCGCCAAGAACATGTTCGAACTGCACAAGAAAGTGAACTCCGCCGAAGTGATCGTCGGCTGGTACGCGACCGGCCCCGATGTGACCAGCCACTCGGTTCTCATCCACGACTATTACAGCCGTGAAGCTACCAACCCCGTGCACTTGACCTTGGACACTCTGATGGCAGACAACAAGATTAACATCAAAGCGTACACGAGCACCCCTTTCGGAGTCCCAG GGAAGAATGTGGGCACCATGTTCACGCCATGCAAGGTGGAGGTCATCGGTTACGAGGCTGAGATGGTGGGTCTGAAGTTGACACAGAGAACGAAGCACAGCAAGCAGCGGAGCGTTGAGTGTGTGCCAGACTTCGACGCCGTGGGTCAGTCCTGCCGCGAGATGCGTGAGATGCTCGAAGTGGTCATCAGTTATGTGGATGATGTGCTCACCGGAAAAACGCCACCAGACAACCACGTGGGGCGCATGCTTCTCGACATCATCCAGAGCGTTCCTCAAATGGAGAATGACAAGTTCCAGGACATGCTCAACAGCAACATGAAAGACCTGCTTATGGTCGTTTACCTCTCACAGCTTACGAAGACCCAACTTGCATTGAATGAGAAACTGAGCCTGCTTTAA
- the LOC119387362 gene encoding galactose-1-phosphate uridylyltransferase — protein MTFVAKKHPHVRYNPLKDEWVLVSPQRTLRPWQGKTENTTDLSNARALDPSNPLCPGARRANGEVNPMYESTFTFRNDFPALLEDAPSPESEENADESGLFRMAEARGTCRVMCFHPCSNVTLPLMSQSEVETVIDEWALQTEQLGQTYTWVQVFENKGAIMGCSNPHPHCQIWASSFLPNEPRLKDKSQRAYFEKTGKPLLIDYVSRELKKNERVVLVSDHWVALVPFWAVWPYETMLVPKRHVTRLYELNAAEKSDLASIMRKLLTKYDNLFSTSFPYSMGWHGAPTGEYLNQDVLHWQLHATYLPPLLRSATVQKFMVGYEMLAQPQRDLTPEQAADTLRALSEVHYTQSSQADK, from the exons ATGACGTTCGTCGCCAAAA AACACCCTCACGTGCGATACAACCCACTGAAGGATGAATGGGTCCTCGTGTCGCCACAAAGAACGCTTCGTCCGTGGCAGGGTAAAACCGAGAACACTACCGACCTGTCGAACGCACGTGCGCTGGATCCAAGCAACCCACTCTGTCCGGGAGCCAGAAGAGCTAATGGCGAA GTCAATCCAATGTATGAATCTACATTTACATTCAGAAACGACTTCCCAGCTCTCCTGGAAGACGCCCCAAGTCCTG AATCCGAGGAGAATGCTGACGAATCTGGCCTCTTCCGTATGGCCGAGGCCAGAGGCACTTGCCGAGTGATGTGCTTCCATCCATGCTCCAACGTGACATTGCCTCTTATGAGTCAATCTGAAGTGGAGACCGTGATCGATGAGTGGGCTCTACAGACCGAGCAGCTAGGCCAGACTTATACATGGGTTCAG GTCTTCGAAAATAAGGGTGCAATTATGGGCTGCTCCAACCCTCATCCGCACTGCCAG ATCTGGGCAAGTTCATTTTTGCCCAATGAACCGAGACTGAAGGACAAATCTCAGAGGGCTTACTTTGAAAAGACTGGGAAACCTCTTCTCATCGACTATGTGTCCAGAGAACTGAAAAAGAAT GAACGTGTGGTCCTGGTGTCTGACCACTGGGTCGCCCTGGTGCCTTTTTGGGCTGTCTGGCCATACGAGACCATGCTTGTGCCTAAGCGTCATGTGACGAGGCTGTATGAACTGAATGCTGCAGAAAAATCAG ATTTGGCGAGCATCATGAGAAAGCTGCTTACAAAGTATGACAACCTGTTCAGCACCTCATTCCCATACTCCATGGGTTGGCATG GTGCACCTACTGGCGAATATTTGAACCAGGATGTGTTGCACTGGCAGCTGCATGCCACCTACTTGCCTCCGCTGCTTCGGTCAGCTACTGTGCAGAAGTTTATGGTTGGTTACGAGATGCTCGCTCAGCCTCAGAGGGATCTGACACCAGAGCAA gcTGCCGACACACTACGTGCCCTGTCCGAGGTTCACTACACACAAAGCTCCCAGGCTGACAAGTGA